A genome region from Thermomonospora amylolytica includes the following:
- a CDS encoding VOC family protein has protein sequence MASRITELVLDCRDPEKLAGFWCEVLGFVVLGREGDDIEIGPREGFGGLQPTLVLSRTDEPKNGKLRLHFDLNSTDRDQEAELERLLAAGARLVDIGQSGEESWHVLADPEGNEFCLLRARVS, from the coding sequence ATGGCCAGCCGTATCACTGAGCTGGTGCTGGACTGCCGTGATCCGGAGAAACTCGCCGGTTTCTGGTGCGAGGTGCTGGGCTTCGTCGTGCTGGGGCGAGAGGGCGACGACATCGAGATCGGTCCCCGGGAGGGGTTCGGCGGCCTCCAGCCCACTCTTGTGCTCAGCCGGACCGACGAGCCCAAGAACGGCAAGCTGCGCCTGCACTTCGACCTCAACAGCACCGACCGGGATCAGGAGGCCGAACTCGAACGCCTTCTTGCCGCGGGAGCGCGGCTCGTCGACATCGGCCAGAGCGGCGAGGAGTCCTGGCACGTCCTCGCCGACCCCGAGGGCAACGAGTTCTGCCTGCTCCGGGCACGCGTCTCCTAG
- a CDS encoding cold-shock protein produces MATGTVKWFNAEKGFGFIAQDGGGDDVFAHHTNIATQGYRELREGQQVSFDVTQGPKGLQAENIVPA; encoded by the coding sequence ATGGCCACCGGCACCGTGAAGTGGTTCAACGCCGAAAAGGGCTTCGGTTTCATCGCGCAGGACGGCGGGGGCGACGACGTCTTCGCGCACCACACCAACATCGCCACCCAGGGCTACCGGGAGCTCCGGGAGGGCCAGCAGGTGTCGTTCGACGTCACCCAGGGCCCGAAGGGCCTGCAGGCGGAGAACATCGTCCCCGCCTGA
- a CDS encoding DEAD/DEAH box helicase, whose product MSRTIRPRHDRSSRSDTQTGRAHRPPGDGRPAHGAPSPSSPVSAFRDLDLPQALLTALRNQGVTTPFPIQAATLPDTLRGRDVLGRGRTGSGKTLAFGLALLARTAGRRARPRQPLALVLVPTRELAQQVTDALTPYADAVRLRLTTVVGGLSLSRQANALRHGAEVVIATPGRLADLTDRGDCDLSRVDVTVLDEADQMADMGFLPQVTGLLDQVPAEGQRMLFSATLDRGVDRLVRRFLNDPLTHSVDPPAGAVTTMEHHLLHVAESDKQDAAAHIAARDGRVIMFVGMKHAADRLARRLRSSGVRAAALHGGRTQSQRNRTLEAFHAGEVTVLVATNVAARGIHVDDLDLVVNVDPPADHKDYLHRGGRTARAGRSGTVVTLVLPGQRREMERLMSAAGITPHSTRVRPGDGELVRITGARTPSGVPVPTASSDARTASRRDGSRTSPRRGSAARSRVALPR is encoded by the coding sequence ATGTCCCGCACCATCCGTCCGCGCCATGACCGTTCGTCCCGGTCCGACACCCAGACCGGCCGTGCTCATCGGCCGCCCGGTGACGGACGGCCAGCCCACGGCGCGCCCTCCCCGTCATCCCCCGTCTCGGCGTTCCGCGACCTGGACCTGCCGCAGGCCCTGCTGACGGCACTGCGGAACCAGGGCGTCACGACCCCGTTCCCCATCCAGGCGGCGACCCTGCCGGACACGCTGCGCGGACGGGACGTCCTCGGCCGCGGACGCACCGGCTCCGGCAAGACCCTCGCGTTCGGGCTGGCGCTGCTCGCCCGCACCGCAGGCCGGCGCGCCCGGCCGCGGCAGCCCCTGGCGCTGGTGCTCGTTCCCACCCGGGAACTGGCGCAGCAGGTCACCGACGCGCTCACCCCCTACGCGGACGCGGTGCGGCTGCGGCTGACCACGGTGGTCGGTGGGCTGTCCCTGTCCCGTCAGGCGAACGCGCTGCGGCACGGCGCGGAGGTCGTGATCGCCACGCCCGGCCGGCTCGCCGACCTGACCGACCGCGGCGACTGCGACCTGAGCCGGGTGGACGTCACCGTCCTGGACGAGGCCGACCAGATGGCCGACATGGGCTTCCTCCCCCAGGTCACCGGGCTGCTCGACCAGGTCCCGGCGGAGGGTCAGCGGATGCTGTTCTCCGCCACCCTGGACCGCGGCGTCGACCGGCTGGTCCGCAGGTTCCTGAACGACCCGCTCACCCACTCGGTCGATCCGCCCGCCGGGGCGGTGACCACCATGGAGCACCATCTGCTGCACGTCGCCGAGTCCGACAAGCAGGACGCGGCCGCGCACATCGCCGCCCGGGACGGCCGGGTCATCATGTTCGTCGGCATGAAGCACGCCGCCGACCGGCTCGCCCGCAGGCTGCGCTCCAGCGGCGTGCGCGCCGCCGCGCTGCACGGCGGCAGGACCCAGTCCCAGCGCAACCGCACGCTGGAGGCGTTCCACGCGGGCGAGGTCACCGTGCTGGTCGCCACGAACGTCGCCGCCCGCGGCATCCATGTGGACGACCTCGACCTGGTCGTCAACGTGGACCCGCCCGCCGACCACAAGGACTATCTCCACCGGGGCGGCCGCACCGCCCGGGCCGGACGTTCCGGCACCGTCGTCACCCTCGTACTGCCCGGCCAGCGCCGCGAAATGGAACGGCTGATGTCCGCCGCCGGCATCACGCCGCACAGCACCCGCGTGCGGCCCGGCGACGGCGAGCTCGTCCGCATCACCGGGGCCCGTACGCCCAGCGGGGTGCCCGTCCCCACCGCCTCCTCCGACGCCCGCACCGCGTCCCGCCGCGACGGCTCGCGCACGTCCCCGCGACGCGGATCGGCCGCACGCTCCCGGGTGGCGCTCCCCCGCTAG
- a CDS encoding PaaI family thioesterase: MSDAAELRDDTMRVAELPEDQREHIRSMFQASPLSALLDLQLVEMSPRHAVVSMPNGAQAFNSSGRLHGGASEILRDIIAERRLGLLRSRPAL, translated from the coding sequence GTGAGCGACGCCGCCGAACTGCGGGACGACACGATGCGCGTCGCCGAACTCCCGGAGGACCAGCGCGAGCACATCCGCTCGATGTTCCAGGCGTCGCCGCTGAGCGCGCTGCTGGATCTGCAGCTGGTCGAGATGAGTCCCCGGCACGCGGTGGTCTCCATGCCGAACGGCGCCCAGGCGTTCAACAGCTCGGGGCGGCTGCACGGCGGGGCCAGCGAGATCCTCCGCGACATCATCGCCGAACGCCGCCTCGGCCTCCTCCGCAGCCGCCCCGCCCTCTGA
- a CDS encoding class I SAM-dependent methyltransferase, protein MTQHRHPLFARFYARTGPMLERRVGEHRRALLSGLAGRVIEVGAGAGANFAHYPPGVTGVLAVEPEPYLRRVAEEAAGRAPVPVEVVDGVAERLPAEDGSCDAAVVSLVLCSVADPAAALAEMRRVLRPDGQLRFFEHVAADTPGRRRVQRLLDATVWPLLGGGCHTARDTAAAIEQAGFTLARLRRLEPADTGIPFPTAPQILGIATAPAERP, encoded by the coding sequence ATGACTCAGCACCGGCATCCGCTGTTCGCCCGCTTCTACGCCCGTACCGGCCCGATGCTGGAACGCCGTGTCGGCGAGCACCGGCGTGCTCTGCTGTCCGGACTGGCCGGGCGGGTGATCGAGGTCGGGGCGGGCGCCGGAGCCAACTTCGCCCACTACCCGCCCGGGGTCACCGGTGTGCTGGCCGTCGAGCCCGAGCCGTACCTGCGGCGCGTCGCCGAGGAGGCCGCGGGGCGGGCGCCCGTGCCCGTCGAGGTCGTCGACGGGGTCGCCGAGCGGCTCCCCGCCGAGGACGGCTCCTGTGACGCGGCCGTCGTCTCGCTGGTGCTGTGCAGCGTCGCCGACCCCGCCGCCGCGCTGGCGGAGATGCGGCGCGTGCTGCGCCCGGACGGGCAACTGCGGTTCTTCGAGCACGTCGCCGCCGACACCCCCGGCCGCCGCCGGGTCCAGCGCCTCCTGGACGCCACCGTGTGGCCGCTGCTGGGCGGCGGCTGCCACACCGCCCGCGACACCGCCGCGGCCATCGAGCAGGCCGGATTCACCCTGGCCCGCCTGCGGCGGCTGGAGCCGGCCGACACCGGCATACCCTTCCCGACCGCCCCGCAGATCCTCGGCATCGCCACCGCGCCCGCAGAACGCCCCTGA